The proteins below are encoded in one region of Ferruginibacter lapsinanis:
- the msrB gene encoding peptide-methionine (R)-S-oxide reductase MsrB, translated as MDTNKKDNPFYSNTDSSKLAISNEEWKKVLPEDVYEIARKKGTERAFTGKYWNSKEGGTYYCAACGYPLFNSNGKFESSCGWPSFFEPISKGSIIYAPDNTYGMKRTEVMCGRCKAHLGHVFEDGPPPTGLRYCINSVILDFEKKEE; from the coding sequence ATGGATACCAATAAAAAAGATAATCCCTTTTACTCAAATACCGATTCTTCAAAATTGGCAATAAGCAATGAAGAGTGGAAAAAGGTTTTGCCGGAAGATGTATATGAGATAGCGAGAAAAAAAGGAACTGAAAGGGCTTTTACAGGCAAATACTGGAATTCCAAAGAAGGAGGAACTTACTATTGTGCCGCTTGCGGATATCCTTTATTTAATAGTAATGGAAAATTTGAAAGCAGCTGTGGCTGGCCAAGTTTTTTTGAACCGATCTCAAAAGGAAGTATTATTTATGCTCCGGATAATACGTATGGGATGAAACGAACTGAGGTAATGTGTGGCAGGTGCAAAGCACATTTGGGACATGTTTTTGAAGATGGTCCTCCACCAACAGGTTTGCGATATTGTATCAATTCTGTAATTCTGGATTTTGAGAAAAAGGAGGAGTAA
- a CDS encoding adenylate kinase, translating into MFNLILFGPPGSGKGTQSEKLIAKYGLKHLSTGDLLRSEIANATPLGLEAKNFMDKGQLVPDEVVIGMISSALDNNPQAKGFLFDGFPRTAAQAEALDKLLELKNTSIAVMLALDVSEEELVNRLLKRGETSGRSDDTNETIIRARITEYQNKTTAVADYYKQFDKVVLIKGEGGIDDIFDRLCKEIDALA; encoded by the coding sequence ATGTTCAATCTAATACTTTTTGGCCCTCCGGGCAGTGGAAAAGGAACGCAAAGTGAGAAATTAATCGCAAAATACGGATTAAAACACCTTAGCACAGGAGATCTGTTACGTTCAGAAATTGCTAATGCTACTCCTTTAGGACTGGAAGCCAAAAATTTCATGGACAAAGGGCAATTGGTTCCGGATGAAGTGGTAATTGGTATGATCAGTTCAGCGTTAGACAATAACCCACAGGCAAAAGGTTTTTTATTTGACGGTTTTCCAAGAACCGCAGCCCAGGCAGAAGCGTTGGATAAATTATTGGAATTAAAAAACACTTCAATAGCCGTAATGCTGGCTTTAGATGTTAGTGAAGAAGAATTAGTAAACCGTTTGCTTAAACGTGGCGAAACAAGTGGCCGCTCAGATGATACCAACGAAACTATTATCAGAGCAAGGATCACCGAATACCAAAACAAAACTACTGCTGTAGCCGATTATTATAAACAATTTGATAAAGTGGTATTGATAAAAGGCGAAGGTGGTATTGATGATATCTTTGACAGGTTATGTAAAGAGATCGACGCCCTGGCTTAA